From the Colias croceus chromosome 20, ilColCroc2.1 genome, the window AAACTTGTAatcgatattataaatttaggtTAAACTAGCGTTCGTTTCGCGTTCGCATCTGCGTGGCGGCGTATAATGTATATCGCCTCACAATTCCCACTAGCGACTGCTTAGTGCTTGTAAACGCCTATCTCGCTCTCGCTTCGCGTCGCCGTAACGCCATTTTGAACCAATAGGTGACGTCATGTAGTTGCCGACcgtgatataatatattttttccgcTTCGCTGTTCGCCTCTGTTCGCCCATCGCGATCGCCGCGCCGCGTGCCAAAGACTCACAGAGTAGGTACTTCttagatttaataatattctttgcattgtttttttttgtgtacctaatacatttatttataggtacctataggtgaggtaatataaacacatataagtatattatacatattttacccactactttaataatagtgtctgtttttttttatattgaaataggTAACTgatttttactaaattaaaatggaTGTACATACAACTGTAGGTACAAATAccaaaatagaaaatagtaatttataataataaattattgcctgtctgtttgttccggctaatctcaagaacggCTTGACTGATTTTGACGGAACTTTTACTGGTAGATAGCTGCTGTTGTTGTTATAAGGAGTAACTtgggatattttttataccgaTATTCCCACAACTGGTATGGAAAAAAGGAAAAACTCATACCTACACGCGcgtattattatgtacttacgaATATTTAGCTACTTAGACCATTGCATTGTATTAAGTAAACAAGctcattattttcatattgagTTAACTGCAATAACAGAGCCTATAAAATGCGACATAGAAAAAAAACcaataataaatcattcaaAGCGGAGCTCACTGCTTTCTTCCGAATTAAATCACAAGTTCGCGTTCACAAAATGGCGACGAACGCCGAGCGCGGCCGGCGGCGATGCGAAGCGTCCAGCGAGAGCGAGAGGCCCGCGTGCCGCGTCCGAGCGACGCGACACGCTTCCCCCGTCATCTCTCAGTGGCACGCCACGGCCACGCCGACACGCCGTGCAGGCGCGAACACGACACGAAGCGGCAAGCGCTCTACATAATTCATCATTTATCGATTATTATCACCATGACCAAGGTGAACATTGAAAATTTCATAGAATGCGTAAAAGGCTACCCCATACTGTACAATAGACGACACAAAGACTATAACAGTATCGAGAAAAAAACACTAGCATGGGAACTCATTAGCAAGGAAATGAACGAGTCGAGTAAGTTGAACAACTTTCTTGTTATTTGTAGAACGAGAGGCAGCTTATTATTATGCTAGCGTGCCATACAATATCATTAGGTCAAAGCTGTGTCATGATTCGTTTTAAGCTCAGCGCCGCGCCACCTTGTATAATCGAtagtagttataaataaaatatatattatcttatatattatatagtcaATGTCGCATTACTTTATAGGTAATAGAGTTTATCTtttctataggtacctaagtatactaatacatattataaagaggaaaggtttgtatgtatgtatgtgtggttttcacgcataaactactggaccgattttgatgaaatttggcacagacaatctttagaccctgagaaagaacataggcgaAATTTAAtgcgaaatatgtacaacaggcgaagccggggcggaccgctagtattttatatttataatgattttttttttgcaggcgagattttaaaaaataaatggaaagGCCTAAAGGACggttacacaaaatataaaagatttcTATCTGGAGTCGCACCATCCAACAAATCGTACCACAGCTGGTGTTGGAGCAAAAACTTAAAGTTCCTAGACAATTATATGATATACAAAAAGTATTCTAAATACAAGAAAGCGCAGACTTCGGGGACGTCATCGCCGTCACCTCCGCGACAATCTCCAACTCCGAGCGCCGATGAGAAAGATTTACGCGAAAACATAGAATCCGAACCATGGACAGTTAGCCCAGCGACACAGTACGAGTCGCAAGGAAGCCGCAGATCATTGTCCGTAACAGATGAAGAATTTGAGCCAAAACACCAGAAATTATTAGATCCAGTAGATCATTTGTTCACAAGTTACGCGGGAACATTTAGAAGGCTTTCCCTTAAAAGTCAGTGTATGATAAAGGTTAAAATGGCTAGAATATTCGCTGAAGCTGAACTAGCTGAATTTGGTAGTGTGACTACTAATGGATCAGAGGTCATCAATGTTAGTAATGATAACTCTATAGATCGTTCACATATTACGACTATTAAAATGGAAAGAATCTGATGATTTTTAACGGAAACACAGTAAGGTattattgaaaagttacatttccTTGAAACATTAGGACTTAGGAGTGATAACTTTCTtgtaagttataataattgtacatattacattatattgtaCCTATAGTCTTAGCCTATAGTATtgtagataaattaatattaaattatcttaataatttatggtcTTTTATTTTAGCTTCGTTCGAAGTGATATAATTGTACGTCTATTGTATAATATCTGtattagtaatatattatttgtatataacaTAACATTCAGTCATATgccttaatatataaaaatagagaaaaaaagttattaaattcataatgaccacatttaacataatattctaTTAGGGTCATCTCATCTAATGTTGACTGCTGAATACTTTGAATTGCGGATGTCAgggttgtttcatttattttctatttttatttttgtcttcCTTCATGttgtctaaaataaaaaaataactcacttaattatgtgataaaaaaaataacggacttttttaaaaggtttttttaAAGCTTGAAAGCGATCCTACTTTTTTACctgagtaaaaatattttctgacTTAACTACTAACTGCcctattatacattatactctttgCTACTAACGTATAACGTActgaaaacaattatttatacacaaattgaaaataataaaagtttgcTTGGTTAATCCGGTGACACTGTTTTGAGTTGCAATCTTGAGAATCGTTAACTTTATCATGAACACAccttttctatttaaaattaattaaacaatgaCAGCACAGTTGCACGCTACCGGTGAAACGTCAAATATGGCGGGCGCAGTCGCAGTGACAAATCCCGTGATTGTTATTATCTCACTCGCAAAAAAATTTGTACACGAAAAGAAGCTTTATTACCATACTATAgggttaattttaatgtattggaTTTTACTCCTATAACGCTGTAAAAGAGTCCAAACGTTGTATCTCCGAATTAAGTGAGTCACATAATTAGGCGAGTTTACCCTACTAAAAAACAACACAAAGAATAAAAAGATTCACGCAAATGAATtatactatttaatttaattttagaatttagaattttatgtgatttgtataatttattattttatttgctccAATCCAATTGGAGCAAAATTGCTCAAAATAGGGAGAAATGGATTGAGAGAAGAGAGGCCTTTGCTCAGCAGTGGGACAGCCATGGctcctaataataataaaaaataaaataattattttattaaaaatccatactaatattattataaatgcgaaagtaactctgtctgtctatctgttactcaatcacgccttaactactgaaccaatt encodes:
- the LOC123700876 gene encoding transcription factor Adf-1-like encodes the protein MTKVNIENFIECVKGYPILYNRRHKDYNSIEKKTLAWELISKEMNESSEILKNKWKGLKDGYTKYKRFLSGVAPSNKSYHSWCWSKNLKFLDNYMIYKKYSKYKKAQTSGTSSPSPPRQSPTPSADEKDLRENIESEPWTVSPATQYESQGSRRSLSVTDEEFEPKHQKLLDPVDHLFTSYAGTFRRLSLKSQCMIKVKMARIFAEAELAEFGSVTTNGSEVINVSNDNSIDRSHITTIKMERI